In the genome of Spartobacteria bacterium, one region contains:
- the purD gene encoding phosphoribosylamine--glycine ligase — translation MKILVIGNGGREHAIVWRISRDTAEHQIFCAPGNAGTAALATNVNIGVTDVDAIVAWAEKERPDLTIVGPEAPLVAGLTDALRAKNFLVFGPSRDAARLEGSKTFAKEIMQAAGVPTAASRAFSTFDEAIAYLDKVGVPVVVKADGLAAGKGVTVCMTRDEAVHALDEALNDKVFGVAGGQVLVEEFLEGEEASILALIDGTNIVMLASSQDHKRAYDGDLGPNTGGMGAYSPAPVVTDELWPLIREQVFERTLNELHKRGMTYQGVLYAGIMITQDGPKVLEFNCRFGDPETQVVLPRWIGDMVPAFKACATGTLSEDMVAWCPEHAATIVIASQGYPGNYPKNRVIDGLQDVAENNTDAIVFHAGTAINDQREVVTNGGRVLAVTGVGKTLQRAVCTAYEAASGIHFDGGWYRNDIAWRAL, via the coding sequence ATGAAAATACTGGTTATTGGAAATGGCGGTCGAGAACACGCGATTGTTTGGAGAATCAGCAGAGATACAGCAGAACACCAGATTTTTTGCGCCCCGGGAAATGCCGGTACGGCCGCGCTGGCGACAAACGTAAACATCGGTGTAACCGACGTGGATGCGATTGTTGCATGGGCAGAAAAGGAACGTCCGGATTTAACGATTGTCGGCCCTGAAGCCCCGCTTGTTGCCGGACTCACCGATGCCTTGCGTGCAAAGAATTTCCTCGTATTCGGCCCCAGCCGGGATGCCGCACGCCTCGAAGGCAGCAAAACATTTGCGAAGGAAATCATGCAGGCCGCCGGAGTTCCCACGGCAGCGTCCAGGGCATTTTCAACATTCGATGAAGCCATCGCGTACCTGGACAAGGTCGGTGTTCCCGTAGTGGTCAAGGCCGACGGCTTGGCTGCGGGTAAAGGAGTTACTGTATGTATGACGCGTGATGAAGCGGTTCATGCGCTGGACGAAGCATTAAATGATAAAGTTTTTGGCGTTGCCGGCGGACAGGTGCTGGTAGAAGAATTTCTAGAAGGCGAAGAAGCGTCTATTCTGGCTCTGATTGACGGAACGAATATTGTGATGCTGGCCTCGTCGCAGGATCACAAACGCGCCTACGATGGCGATCTCGGGCCGAACACCGGCGGAATGGGTGCCTACTCCCCCGCCCCCGTAGTGACGGATGAACTGTGGCCGCTCATCCGTGAACAAGTTTTTGAACGTACGTTAAATGAATTGCATAAACGAGGTATGACCTATCAGGGAGTGCTTTATGCCGGGATTATGATTACGCAAGACGGCCCCAAAGTACTGGAATTTAATTGCCGGTTCGGAGATCCCGAAACACAGGTTGTTCTTCCGCGCTGGATTGGCGACATGGTTCCCGCCTTTAAAGCCTGCGCCACTGGCACGCTGTCTGAAGACATGGTCGCATGGTGTCCGGAACATGCCGCGACGATTGTCATCGCGTCACAAGGGTACCCAGGGAACTACCCAAAAAACCGTGTGATCGATGGCCTTCAAGATGTTGCAGAGAACAATACCGACGCCATTGTTTTTCATGCCGGAACAGCGATAAATGATCAGCGTGAAGTGGTTACCAATGGAGGACGCGTACTTGCCGTAACAGGCGTGGGAAAGACCCTGCAACGCGCGGTGTGCACCGCATACGAAGCAGCTTCAGGCATCCATTTTGATGGAGGATGGTATCGCAATGATATCGCATGGAGAGCCTTAT